Genomic window (Polaribacter batillariae):
TTTTTTCTAAATCGGTAACATTTACATACGGATTTTCAAACAAACCTAATTTAAATTTTGCGTATAAAACACGTCTTACAGCTTCGTCGATGGCTTTTTCGTCAATCATTCCTTTCTCAAAAGCTTCGTAAAAAAGCGGATAATGATTGTAAGAGGTTTGAAAAATAACATCCAATCCACCTTCAATAGCCTGTTTGGTAGATTCTGCATAATCTTTCGCTGTAAAATGCAACACATTTGCACCTCCAGTTGCGCCTGCATCAGAAATTACAAACCCTCCAAAACCCCAATCTTTTTTTAATTTTTCGTTTAAGATTTCGTTATTTGCGCTGGCTTGGGTTCCATCAACAGAGTTATAAGAAGTCATAATAGACCATGCTTTTCCTTCTTGAACGCTGGCTTTAAAAGCTGGGTAATACACTTCTTCTAAAATACGTTCGTTAAAATGAATAGGGTAGGAGTCTCGTCCACCATCTCCAACATTGGCTACAAAATGTTTAGGAGTGGTAATTACGCCACGTTTTTCGAAGGCAGAAACGTAAGAAACAGCCATTCTTGAAGTTAAAAAAGGGTCTTCTCCATAGGTTTCTTCTACACGCCCCCATCTTACATCTCTAGCAATGTTTATTACCGGAGATAAGATTTGACGAATTCCGCGTAATTTTACTTCGGTTGCAATTGCTGCTGCAACTGTATCCATTAGTTTTGTGTTAAAAGATGCTGCTAACCCAATAGATTGCGGAAAAGCCGTTGCATCTTTACGTATTAAACCATGCAGAGCTTCATCAAAAGGAATAATAGGAATGCCAAGTCTTGTTTCGTTTATAAAATATTTTTGCATTTTATTAATAAGAATTGCGGTTTCTTTTGCTGTGGTGCCTCCACTAGAATAATCTAAAATTTGTTCGGCTTCATTTTTAGATGAACTTTTGGTTGAAACTTGAAATCCAAAAATACCGTGTTTGTATTTTTCTTTCCCTTCTGATAAATCTCCAGGAATCATAAAAAGTTGCCAAAACTTTTCTTCTAAAGTCATTCTTGGCAGTAAATCTGCAACACGTTCGTCTATAGATGCTTCTGGATTTTTATAAATAAATTTATCTTCTTGTTGGCAAGAAAAACATAATGTAAAAGCGGATAATACAATAACAATTCTCTGGGTTAAGTACATTTTACTAATTTTTTGTTGGTTGGTTAGGTTTTCTTTGCTTATTAAAATATAGATGTAATATGTTTTAATAATTTAATTTCGCTAATTTATTAGAAATTAAATGAGTACACAAATGAAGTTAATTCTCTAAACTAATATGAAACAATGCATCTCCTTTGTTAACAATTGGAGTTTGATTTACACAGAAAATATGGCAATTTTCTGGGGCATAAATTTTCTTTTTAAATTCTCCAAAAGGGTCTTGAATGATTCCTAAAACGTCTTTCTTTTTTACAAATGCACCATTTTTTACTCTAATTTGAAACATTCCAGAGTGTTGTGCCCTTAACCATTTAGCTTTTTTTACATAAACAGGTGTTGCTCTTACGCTTATTTCTCCTTCGATTAAACCTAAGTGAATTAAAATATTTTTAGTTCCGTTTACACCTTCGTTTATAATGGTTGGGTTTAATTCTTTCGATTTTCCGCCTTCGAACAATAAAATGGTTTTTCCCATTTTGTTTAAGGTATCTCTTAAAGATTTAGCTATATTACTAGAATAAACAATCATTGGAGGATTAAAAACTTTGGCTAATTCTAGCGCTTTTTCATCGTCTTTATTACAACGAATTTGCGAAATGTTATCACGTTCTCCACCCCCAGTATGAAAATCGATTACATAATCTACATAAGGTGCAATTTCTTTGGTAAATTGATATGCAAATTGGCTCGCCAAAGAACCTGTTGCAGAACCAGGAAACATTCTGTTTAAATCTCGACCATCTGGAAATTCTCTTGTTTGAATTAAATATCCGAAAATATTAAAAACGGGAATACAAATAATGGTTCCGTTCTTGGGTTTGTTAATCTTTTGATTGATAATTTCTCTAATAATGCCCACTCCATTGGTTTCATCTCCATGAATTCCTGCCAATAATAAAACTACTGGTCCTGGGTTTGTAGAGCGTTCTATAATCACAGGAACGTTTACAGTAGTTCTTGTATGTAATTTGGCTACTTTTAAGTCTAAAACAGTTCGTTTTCCTTCAGGAATTTCTTTTCCTAAAAGAATAAAAGGTTTATTCAACATTTAATTCTAAATAACGTATAATTTCTTTAGCTATATTTTTTCCAGTGGCAACTTCTATTCCTTCTAAACCAGGAGAAGAATTTACCTCTAAAACCAGTGGGCCTTTAGAAGACTGCAACATATCTACACCTGCAACCCCTAATCCCATTGCTTTTGTAGCTTTTAAGGCTGTTTTTTCTTCTTCGTCTGTTAGTTCTATAACATTTGCGTTTCCTCCTCTGTGTAAATTAGAACGAAATTCACCTTCTTTTCCTTGGCGCTTCATCGCTCCAACCACTTTTCCATCTACCACAAAAGCTCTAATATCTGCACCACCAGCTTCTTTAATAAATTCTTGTGCAATTACTCTTGCTCCTAAACCGTTAAAAGCTTCTAAAACAGAAGTGGCTGCATTTTGTGTTTCTGCCAAAACGACCCCTAAACCTTGTGTACCTTCTAATAATTTTAAAACTAATGGAGTTCCGCCAACAGAACTAATTACATGTTCTACATCTTTTGTGTAATTGGTAAAAACGGTTTTGGGTAAGCCAACACCAGCTCTTGCTAATATTTGTAAACTGCTTAATTTATCTCTAGATCTTGTTAATGCTTGCGAAGAAACTGCTGTAAAAACTTTCATCATTTCAAACTGACGAATTACTGCTGTTCCATAAAATGTTACAGAAGCACCAATTCTTGGAATAATAGCATCTACATTTTCTAAATATTCTCCTTTGTAAAATATTTTTGGAGATCTTTTTTCTATTTCGATATTGCATTTTAAATGATCCACGACTAATACTTCATGTTTCCTTTTTTGTGCAGCTTCCACCAACCTTTTTGTTGAATATAGTTTTGGATTTCTAGATAAAATTACAATTCTCATTCGTTTATTTATTTTTTAATTTGTGTGATAAATTTTTCTTAGCAGTATCTATCACAAATTTTTTATTTAAAAATTTTCTTCCTAATAAAACAGGAAATGTCATGTCTTTACGCTCACTTAAAGTTAAATAGATAGGAAACGTTTTATTAAATATTACAATTTTTGTATGAATCATAAACCGTTTTTCGGCAATACCATTTGAGCTTTTTACAATTTTAGAGGCATAGTTTTTAAACTTAAATTTTGTATGGTTATAAAAAGGATGCTCTGGATCTAACAATGTAAACTGTATAAAAGGTTCTCCATTTACAGAAATTTCCTGAATATCAGAACAATGTATAGAAGAGGTGTATGCACCAGAATCTATTTTTACATCAATTTCTGAAAGCGATAATTCAGGGAAATCTGCTTTGTCTGATCGACCAATCGTTATTTTCATTAATAGGCTTTAAGTTGGTGTAAAGTTATAGATAGTTAATGAATTAGCACAGCAAATCTACTATAAATTTGCAATTGCTGCTTCTGCACAACGTTCTCCATCCATAGCTGCAGAAACAATACCCCCTGCATAACCACCACCTTCGCCACAAGGAAACAATCCTTTAATTTCTGTGTGTTCTAAATTTTCTTTTCTGGGTATATTTACTGGAGATGATGTTCTAGATTCTACCCCTACAACATTGGCTTCGTTTGTAAAATAGCCATGCATTTTTTTACCAAACTCTGGAAAGCCTTTTCGCAATCTGCTACCAATAATTCTTGGCAAAAGAGAGTGTAGTGGAGCCGATTTTAAGCCTGGCTGATATGAAGTTTCGTTTAAATCTGTAGAGAGTTTTCCGTTTACAAAATCTACCAATCTTTGTGCAGGAGCTGTTTGTGTTCTTCCGCCAGCGTAAAAAGCAATTTTTTCTAAATCTTTTTGAAATTCTAAGCCTTTTAAGGCACCAAACTTTTCGTATTTCTTAAAATCTTGATTGATATTTAATTCAACAACAATTCCTGAATTTGCAAATTTATTATTTCGCCTAGAAGGCGACATCCCATTTACAACTACTTCTCCATTGGCAGTGGCTGCAGGAACAATAAAACCTCCAGGACACATACAAAAAGAATACACACCCCTATTGTTAACTTGATTTACCAAACTGTAAGCTGCTGCTGGCAATAATTCGTCTCTTTTACCAGAACAATGGTACTGAATTTGATCGATAATTTCTTGTGGATGTTCTACACGAACGCCCATGGCAAAAGACTTCGCTTTAATTGCAATTTCTTTTTTATGTAACAATTCGTAAATGTCTCTGGCAGAATGTCCTGTGGCTAAAATAACCGCATTTACGGCTATTTCTTGTTCGTTTTCGAGTAGAATTGCTTGTAATTTATTTTTGTTTATAACAAAATTGGTCACTTTGGTTTCGAAATGAATTTCGCCACCAAATTTTAAAATAGTTGAGCGAATATTTCGAATAACTTTCGGCAATTTATTCGTTCCAATATGTGGATGCGCGTCTATTAAAATTTGTTCTGTTGCTCCGTGAAAAACCAAGTTTTCGAAAATTCTGCGAACATCTCCACGTTTTAAACTCCTGGTATAAAGTTTTCCATCAGAATAGGTTCCTGCACCACCTTCGCCAAAACAATAATTAGAATTTTCGTTTACAAAATGGTCTTGATTAATGGCTTTTAGATCTCTTCGCCTGTCTTGTACATTTTTACCACGTTCTAAAACCACGGGTTTGTAACCTAGTTCGATACAGCGCAAAGCAGCGTACATTCCTGCAGGACCAAAACCAATAATATGAACTTCTTTTGCTCTAGAAACATCTTTATACTCGAAAATATAATCTGATTTTTCTGGAACAGGTTCGTTTATGTAAACAGCTACTTTATAGTTAAAAATGATGTTTTTTTTACGAGCATCAATAGATTTTCGTAAGATTTTAACTGCAGAAATTTCTTTTAGATCAACTCCTAATTGTTTAGAAGCTTTGTAAAGCAAACTATTTTCTTTGCGTTCTTCTATTAAATTTACACGAAGCTGAATTTCTTTAACCATTTGGCAAAAGTAATTAAATTAAAAATGATTTTAGGAGAGAACTTTTAGTTGGTTTTAGAGGTTTGTTAACTTTAATAATAAGCTAAGTTTTAATTTACTTTATAATGGGTTAACGAAGTTATGTTTTTTTAAGTTTAGAAACAAACTAAACGAATTTACACGTTATTATTCGATCATTTCCAAACAAATCTTTTTTTAACTCAATATTTTTAAAACCTTTATTTTGTAACATCTCAACAGTTTCTTTTCCTAAATGTTGATTGATTTCAAAAAATAACAATCCGTTTTTAGAAAGATATTCTTTTGCCAAGTTTGCTATTTTTTTATAAAAAATCAATGGGTTTTTATCATCCACAAAAAGCGCTAAATGAGGTTCGTTTTCTAAAACATTATTTTTTATTTCTACTTTTTCTAACTCACGAACATAAGGTGG
Coding sequences:
- a CDS encoding succinylglutamate desuccinylase/aspartoacylase family protein, with the translated sequence MLNKPFILLGKEIPEGKRTVLDLKVAKLHTRTTVNVPVIIERSTNPGPVVLLLAGIHGDETNGVGIIREIINQKINKPKNGTIICIPVFNIFGYLIQTREFPDGRDLNRMFPGSATGSLASQFAYQFTKEIAPYVDYVIDFHTGGGERDNISQIRCNKDDEKALELAKVFNPPMIVYSSNIAKSLRDTLNKMGKTILLFEGGKSKELNPTIINEGVNGTKNILIHLGLIEGEISVRATPVYVKKAKWLRAQHSGMFQIRVKNGAFVKKKDVLGIIQDPFGEFKKKIYAPENCHIFCVNQTPIVNKGDALFHISLEN
- the rimK gene encoding 30S ribosomal protein S6--L-glutamate ligase, whose protein sequence is MRIVILSRNPKLYSTKRLVEAAQKRKHEVLVVDHLKCNIEIEKRSPKIFYKGEYLENVDAIIPRIGASVTFYGTAVIRQFEMMKVFTAVSSQALTRSRDKLSSLQILARAGVGLPKTVFTNYTKDVEHVISSVGGTPLVLKLLEGTQGLGVVLAETQNAATSVLEAFNGLGARVIAQEFIKEAGGADIRAFVVDGKVVGAMKRQGKEGEFRSNLHRGGNANVIELTDEEEKTALKATKAMGLGVAGVDMLQSSKGPLVLEVNSSPGLEGIEVATGKNIAKEIIRYLELNVE
- a CDS encoding ATP-dependent zinc protease family protein is translated as MKITIGRSDKADFPELSLSEIDVKIDSGAYTSSIHCSDIQEISVNGEPFIQFTLLDPEHPFYNHTKFKFKNYASKIVKSSNGIAEKRFMIHTKIVIFNKTFPIYLTLSERKDMTFPVLLGRKFLNKKFVIDTAKKNLSHKLKNK
- a CDS encoding NAD(P)/FAD-dependent oxidoreductase: MVKEIQLRVNLIEERKENSLLYKASKQLGVDLKEISAVKILRKSIDARKKNIIFNYKVAVYINEPVPEKSDYIFEYKDVSRAKEVHIIGFGPAGMYAALRCIELGYKPVVLERGKNVQDRRRDLKAINQDHFVNENSNYCFGEGGAGTYSDGKLYTRSLKRGDVRRIFENLVFHGATEQILIDAHPHIGTNKLPKVIRNIRSTILKFGGEIHFETKVTNFVINKNKLQAILLENEQEIAVNAVILATGHSARDIYELLHKKEIAIKAKSFAMGVRVEHPQEIIDQIQYHCSGKRDELLPAAAYSLVNQVNNRGVYSFCMCPGGFIVPAATANGEVVVNGMSPSRRNNKFANSGIVVELNINQDFKKYEKFGALKGLEFQKDLEKIAFYAGGRTQTAPAQRLVDFVNGKLSTDLNETSYQPGLKSAPLHSLLPRIIGSRLRKGFPEFGKKMHGYFTNEANVVGVESRTSSPVNIPRKENLEHTEIKGLFPCGEGGGYAGGIVSAAMDGERCAEAAIANL